A single window of Bradyrhizobium daqingense DNA harbors:
- the tolR gene encoding protein TolR, with translation MGMNVASSSGGGGRRGRRKPVVAEINVTPMVDVMLVLLIIFMVSAPMLTVGVPLDLPQTQAKSIENSDQKPIQLSVDIKGKVFINDAEIAINDLVPKLKAITDARGGLEERIYLRADKKADYGTVAKVMGQLSGAGFKKLALVTEADQG, from the coding sequence ATGGGCATGAACGTCGCAAGTTCATCCGGAGGCGGCGGGCGCCGTGGCCGGCGCAAGCCCGTCGTGGCCGAGATCAACGTCACGCCGATGGTCGACGTGATGCTGGTGCTGCTCATCATCTTCATGGTGTCGGCGCCGATGCTGACGGTCGGCGTGCCGCTCGATCTGCCGCAGACCCAGGCCAAGAGCATCGAAAACAGCGACCAGAAGCCGATCCAGCTGTCGGTCGACATCAAGGGCAAAGTGTTCATCAACGATGCCGAAATCGCCATCAACGACCTCGTGCCGAAGCTCAAGGCGATCACGGACGCGCGCGGCGGGCTCGAGGAGCGCATCTATTTGCGCGCCGACAAGAAGGCGGATTACGGCACGGTGGCCAAGGTGATGGGCCAGTTGTCCGGCGCAGGATTCAAGAAGCTTGCCCTCGTCACCGAAGCGGATCAGGGGTAG
- a CDS encoding protein TolA, with amino-acid sequence MKVNVDKTLVASIVLHVLVLGWGLVTFSSKAYVAPEESLPVDIISSDQLAKMMAGQKTGKKEELKPKIEKIAEPKPEEDAVGKVTEKKELIKTNSQPEPPPKPVEKPVEKKPEPPKPVAEAKPKEEPKPQEKKPDPAKEDPIAELQKKLDTKKPPPKPVEQKVAAVQPQQQPKPKERTFDPAQIQRDLDKRAATRHEQTGSALNASASLGAATGTAANNVATWQGAFLSAVKRCFTPTYNGQDADQYEADIDIYMKIDGTLASEPVVVAVRGPSRSIAQAVADSGKRAIMQCQAYSFLPKQQYDTWKTIPMRFGLKDML; translated from the coding sequence GTGAAGGTGAACGTCGACAAGACACTCGTTGCGTCGATTGTGCTCCATGTCCTCGTGCTGGGATGGGGGCTCGTCACCTTCAGCAGCAAGGCCTATGTGGCGCCGGAAGAGTCGCTGCCGGTCGACATCATCTCCTCGGATCAGCTCGCCAAGATGATGGCGGGACAGAAGACCGGCAAGAAGGAAGAACTGAAGCCCAAGATCGAGAAGATCGCCGAGCCCAAGCCGGAGGAAGACGCCGTCGGCAAGGTCACGGAGAAGAAAGAGCTGATCAAGACCAACTCGCAGCCGGAGCCGCCGCCGAAACCCGTCGAGAAGCCGGTCGAGAAGAAGCCCGAGCCGCCGAAGCCCGTCGCCGAGGCCAAGCCGAAGGAAGAGCCGAAGCCGCAGGAAAAGAAGCCTGATCCGGCCAAGGAAGATCCGATCGCCGAGCTGCAGAAGAAGCTGGACACCAAGAAGCCGCCGCCCAAGCCCGTGGAGCAGAAGGTTGCGGCGGTGCAGCCGCAGCAGCAGCCCAAGCCGAAGGAGCGCACCTTCGATCCCGCGCAGATCCAGCGTGATCTCGACAAGCGCGCCGCGACCCGGCACGAGCAGACGGGTTCGGCACTGAATGCGTCGGCCTCGCTGGGGGCGGCGACCGGGACGGCGGCCAACAACGTCGCAACCTGGCAAGGTGCGTTTTTGTCAGCGGTCAAACGCTGTTTCACGCCGACCTACAACGGCCAGGACGCCGATCAATACGAAGCTGACATTGATATTTACATGAAGATCGATGGAACGCTGGCATCGGAGCCGGTCGTCGTCGCGGTGAGGGGACCGTCGCGGTCGATTGCACAGGCGGTGGCTGACAGTGGCAAGCGCGCCATCATGCAATGTCAGGCCTATTCGTTCCTGCCGAAGCAACAGTATGACACTTGGAAAACCATTCCGATGCGCTTCGGCCTGAAGGATATGTTGTGA
- the tolB gene encoding Tol-Pal system beta propeller repeat protein TolB: MNDVRSINRRRFMTLTGSALATLGTGRTVAQAQKRLEINPTEFQPIPIAISNFVPGSPSDGDVGNGVTQVITNNLKRSGLFAPIDQAAFIERISNIDVAPQFQNWKTINAQALVTGRMTRQPDGRLKAEFRLWDVVSGQQLTGQQYFTSPEYWRRIAHIISDQIYERMTGEKGYFDSRVVFVDETGPKERRVKRLAMMDQDGANVRYLTRGSDLVLTPRFSPNSQEITYMEFGQGDPKVYLFNIETGQREIVGNFPGMTFAPRFSPDGQRVIMSLQQGGNSNLFVMDLRSRSTTRLTDTPAIDTSPSYSPDGARICFESDRGGRSQIYVMAAGGGQAQRISFSKDDTNASYSTPVWSPKGDYIAFTRQGGGQFAIGVMKPDGSGERILTSGFHNEGPTFSPNGRVLMFFRDPGGNGGPSLYSVDISGRNELKVPTPGFASDPAWSPLLSSTAGQ; encoded by the coding sequence ATGAATGACGTTCGATCAATAAACCGCCGCCGCTTCATGACGCTGACCGGATCCGCGCTCGCGACGCTCGGGACTGGACGTACCGTGGCCCAGGCGCAAAAACGGCTTGAAATCAATCCAACTGAATTCCAGCCGATCCCGATCGCGATCAGCAACTTCGTGCCGGGCTCGCCGTCCGACGGCGACGTCGGCAACGGTGTCACGCAGGTCATCACCAACAATCTGAAGCGTTCGGGTCTTTTCGCCCCGATCGACCAGGCCGCTTTCATCGAGCGCATCAGCAACATCGACGTCGCGCCGCAGTTCCAGAACTGGAAAACCATCAACGCGCAGGCCCTCGTCACCGGCCGGATGACGCGCCAGCCGGACGGTCGCCTCAAGGCAGAATTCCGCCTGTGGGACGTGGTCAGTGGCCAGCAGCTCACCGGACAGCAATATTTCACCTCGCCGGAATATTGGCGCCGCATAGCCCACATCATCTCCGACCAGATCTACGAGCGGATGACCGGCGAGAAGGGCTATTTCGACAGCCGCGTCGTGTTCGTGGACGAGACCGGACCAAAGGAGCGCCGCGTCAAGCGGCTTGCGATGATGGACCAGGACGGCGCCAATGTGCGCTATCTGACGCGCGGCTCCGACCTCGTGCTGACGCCGCGGTTCTCGCCGAACTCGCAAGAGATCACCTACATGGAGTTCGGGCAGGGCGATCCGAAGGTCTATCTTTTCAACATCGAGACCGGCCAGCGCGAGATCGTAGGCAATTTTCCGGGTATGACTTTCGCGCCGCGCTTCTCGCCGGACGGCCAGCGCGTCATCATGAGCCTACAGCAGGGCGGCAATTCCAACCTGTTCGTGATGGATCTGCGCTCGCGCTCGACCACGCGCCTCACCGACACGCCGGCGATCGACACGTCGCCGTCCTACTCGCCGGACGGCGCCCGCATCTGCTTCGAATCCGATCGCGGCGGCAGGTCGCAGATCTACGTGATGGCGGCGGGCGGAGGGCAGGCGCAGCGCATCTCCTTCTCCAAGGACGACACCAATGCCAGCTATTCGACGCCGGTGTGGTCGCCGAAGGGCGATTACATCGCCTTCACCAGGCAGGGCGGCGGACAGTTCGCGATCGGGGTCATGAAGCCGGACGGCTCCGGCGAGCGCATCCTCACCTCCGGCTTCCACAACGAGGGGCCGACCTTTTCGCCGAACGGCCGCGTGCTGATGTTCTTCCGCGATCCCGGCGGCAATGGCGGCCCGTCGCTGTACAGCGTCGACATCTCCGGTCGCAACGAGCTGAAGGTGCCGACGCCGGGCTTCGCCTCCGACCCGGCCTGGTCGCCGCTATTGTCCTCGACTGCAGGCCAATAG